A window of Anaerolineae bacterium genomic DNA:
CTCTATTTCGTCTCCACCGGCGACTGGTTGAAGGCCTCCATCTTCGTCATCATGGCGGAGATCGGGTTCAGCGGCGCGAACATCTTCTATGATTCCCTACTGCCGCATGTGGCCCGCCCGCAGGATATTGACCAGGTCTCCACCAAGGGGTATGCCATGGGCTATCTGGGCGGCGGCCTGCTGTTGGCCATCAACCTGGCCATGATCATGTTCCCGAAGGTGTTCGGACTGCCGAACGCGGAGATGGCCATTCGCGTCAGTTTCCTGACGGTGGCCGTGTGGTGGGGGGTGTTCTCTATCCCTCTGCTGCGGACGGTGCCGGAGCCGCCGGCCAGCGGGGACATTACAGAGGGGGTGAACCCGGTGGTGGGGGGATTCCGCCGGCTGGCGCAGACCTTCCGCGATATCCGCCGCTATCGCGAGCTGACCAAGTTCCTGGTCGCCTTCTGGCTGTACAACGACGGCATCGGCACCATCATCAAGATGGCCACCATTTACGGCGCCGAAATCGGCATCGGCACCACCGATCTGGTCGGGGCCCTGCTGCTGACGCAGTTCGTGGGCGTCCCCTTCTCCATCCTGTTCGGCCGGCTGGCCCGCAAGCTGGGCACCAAATCTTCCATCTTCCTGGCCCTGGGGGTCTACACCCTGATCTCCATCGCCGGCTATTTCATGAGCACCGCCTGGCACTTCTGGGTGCTGGCCGGCGCGGTTGGTCTGGTGCAGGGCGGCAGTCAGGCCCTCAGCCGCTCCCTCTTCGGCACCATGGTGCCCAAGACCAAGACCGCCGAGTTCTTCGGCTTCTACGACATCAGCTCCAAGATCGCCGGCATCGCCGGCCCCTTCCTCTTCGGCGTGGTGGGACAGCTCACCGGCTCCAGCCGGCTGAGCATTGTCTCCCTGATCATCTTCTTCATCGGAGGCATGCTCCTGTTGACCACGGTGAAGGTGGAGGAGGGACAGCGAGCGGCGCGCGAAGTGGAGCTGGCGGCGGCAGTCGCGCCGGCATCGCAGTGATGCGCCTGCGGGCGGGAGGCGGAGAATCCTCCCGCCCGTTATTTTTCGGCGCGCAGTTCCTGCACCGATTCGATCACCACATCGGCGTAAGGCTCCAGGTCCTCACGCCGGCCGATGCCGCTGGTGACGCCCACACAGCCGGCGGTGCCGGCCGCTCTCCCGGCCAGCATATCGGCCGGCGAATCCCCCACCATCAGGGCCTGCGCCGGCGCGATGCCCAGGCGCTCGCAGACGGTCAGGATGCCGTCCGGCGCCGGCTTGGGCGCTATCACATCCTCCTCGCCGGCCAGCGCGTCCACCAGGGGCCAGACGCCGGCCAGCTCCAGCATCTGCCGGGTGCGCTCGCGCTTGTCGGTGGTCACCACGGCGATGCGCAGGCCGGCCTCGCGCAGTTCCCGGAACAAGCGCACCAGGTCGCCGATGGGATGCGAAAGCTCGCTGAGGGCCGGCCAGACAAACCCCTCCGTCGCCTCCTGCACGATGGCCGTAGCCTCTCCCCAGGGATGCCCATGGCGGTAGAGGACCGCGGCCAGGATGGCGCGGATTTCGGAGGTCGTCGCCAGCGCCAGCGGACCCATGGGGTCAATGGTAGATCCGTCGCGGGAGACCCCCATGCTGGCATACAGCTCCTGCACCAGCGATTCGTCCGCGCCGGCGATCTCCTTCAGCCGGGCGACATAGCGCAGGAACAGGTACATCCACATGGCCTTGAAGTCGAACAGGGTGCCGTCCTTATCAAACAGCACGGCAGAGACGTCGAACGAACGGCCGCCGGCAAAAACCCTGGGCATGTTGCACTATCCTCATGGCAGAAATGTCCGAGACATCCTCATTATGCGGACGCGGCGGGGAATGTCAAACAAAGGGATATAGAGAGTCCTTGTCGCGCCGCGCGCCAGGGGATAAAGGCCCGGTGGTAGCCGCCTATATGCCGAGCTCATGTTGGAGGTTGCTGGGACATACCCCGGCCCTTGGCCCCTTCCTTGCCGGCGGGGAAGGGGCGTGGGGATGGGGTCGCTGGCTGATCGCCTCTACATTGGAAGCCGCGGTTGAGCGTTCCGCCCCTTCGAACGGCGGACCGATCTGCGGCGCGTCGCCCGTCCTGCGCCGGCGCGATGCCGGCACTGCCGGGAAAATGATCAGGAATTTTATGTATAGTATTGACTTGAGGGCACTTCTGATGTATAATAGAACTTGACGAAATCGGTTATTTGGCCTGGC
This region includes:
- a CDS encoding HAD family hydrolase, which encodes MPRVFAGGRSFDVSAVLFDKDGTLFDFKAMWMYLFLRYVARLKEIAGADESLVQELYASMGVSRDGSTIDPMGPLALATTSEIRAILAAVLYRHGHPWGEATAIVQEATEGFVWPALSELSHPIGDLVRLFRELREAGLRIAVVTTDKRERTRQMLELAGVWPLVDALAGEEDVIAPKPAPDGILTVCERLGIAPAQALMVGDSPADMLAGRAAGTAGCVGVTSGIGRREDLEPYADVVIESVQELRAEK
- a CDS encoding MFS transporter — its product is MSEKAYKKIVNAWCMYDWANSAFVTTVMAAVLPPFYSTVAGATLPGNLATVYWAYTTSIALFIGAIMAPILGAIADFAGIKKRLLAIFAAIGIVFTGLLYFVSTGDWLKASIFVIMAEIGFSGANIFYDSLLPHVARPQDIDQVSTKGYAMGYLGGGLLLAINLAMIMFPKVFGLPNAEMAIRVSFLTVAVWWGVFSIPLLRTVPEPPASGDITEGVNPVVGGFRRLAQTFRDIRRYRELTKFLVAFWLYNDGIGTIIKMATIYGAEIGIGTTDLVGALLLTQFVGVPFSILFGRLARKLGTKSSIFLALGVYTLISIAGYFMSTAWHFWVLAGAVGLVQGGSQALSRSLFGTMVPKTKTAEFFGFYDISSKIAGIAGPFLFGVVGQLTGSSRLSIVSLIIFFIGGMLLLTTVKVEEGQRAAREVELAAAVAPASQ